From Cricetulus griseus strain 17A/GY chromosome 1 unlocalized genomic scaffold, alternate assembly CriGri-PICRH-1.0 chr1_0, whole genome shotgun sequence, a single genomic window includes:
- the Mip gene encoding lens fiber major intrinsic protein: protein MWELRSASFWRAIFAEFFATLFYVFFGLGASLRWAPGPLHVLQVALAFGLALATLVQTVGHISGAHVNPAVTFAFLVGSQMSLLRAFCYMAAQLLGAVAGAAVLYSVTPPAVRGNLALNTLHAGVSVGQATTVEIFLTLQFVLCIFATYDERRNGRMGSVALAVGFSLTLGHLFGMYYTGAGMNPARSFAPAILTRNFSNHWVYWVGPIIGGGLGSLLYDFLLFPRLKSVSERLSILKGARPSDSNGQPEGTGEPVELKTQAL from the exons ATGTGGGAACTTCGGTCTGCCTCCTTTTGGAGGGCCATATTTGCTGAGTTCTTTGCCACCCTCTTCTATGTCTTCTTTGGGCTGGGAGCCTCGCTGCGTTGGGCCCCTGGACCCCTACATGTCCTGCAAGTGGCTTTGGCCTTTGGCCTGGCCTTGGCTACACTGGTGCAGACTGTGGGTCACATTAGTGGAGCCCATGTCAATCCTGCAGTCACTTTTGCCTTCCTTGTGGGCTCCCAGATGTCCTTGCTCCGTGCCTTCTGCTATATGGCAGCTCAGCTTCTGGGAGCTGTGGCTGGAGCCGCTGTGTTGTACAGTGTCACCCCGCCAGCTGTCAGAGGAAACCTAGCACTCAACACG CTGCATGCTGGGGTAAGTGTGGGCCAGGCCACCACTGTGGAGATCTTCCTGACGCTCCAGTTTGTGCTCTGCATCTTTGCGACGTATGACGAGAGGCGGAATGGCCGCATGGGCTCCGTGGCCTTGGCTGTTGGCTTCTCCCTCACCCTGGGGCACCTATTTGGG ATGTATTACACTGGTGCAGGGATGAATCCTGCCCGCTCCTTTGCTCCTGCCATTCTCACCCGGAACTTCAGCAATCACTGG gTGTACTGGGTGGGCCCCATCATcggaggaggcctgggcagcctCCTCTATgacttcctcctctttccccggCTCAAGAGTGTTTCTGAGAGACTGTCTATCCTCAAGGGAGCCCGACCCAGTGACTCCAATGGACAGCCCGAGGGTACAGGGGAACCTGTGGAACTGAAGACTCAGGCCCTGTGA